A single genomic interval of Roseomonas aeriglobus harbors:
- a CDS encoding serine hydrolase — MTIDQLCAATMTLSDNAAANLLLPLIGGVDGFNAFVARLGDRTTRLDRHEPELNTAIHGDARDTTTPLAMLGTMRAMLFGQTLSPAARAKLTGWLVANTTGATRLRAGVPRRWRVGDKTGSGENGTYNDVAVLWRARSRRLSPDAAT; from the coding sequence ATGACCATCGACCAGCTGTGCGCGGCGACGATGACGCTCAGCGACAATGCCGCCGCAAATCTACTGCTGCCGCTGATCGGCGGGGTCGACGGCTTCAACGCCTTCGTCGCGCGACTGGGCGACCGGACGACTCGGCTGGACCGTCACGAGCCTGAGCTCAACACCGCCATTCACGGCGATGCGCGAGATACGACGACGCCGCTCGCGATGCTCGGCACGATGCGCGCGATGCTGTTCGGGCAAACCCTGTCGCCGGCGGCACGGGCGAAGCTGACCGGCTGGCTGGTCGCAAATACGACCGGCGCGACCCGGCTGCGCGCCGGTGTGCCGCGCCGCTGGCGGGTCGGCGACAAGACCGGCAGCGGCGAGAACGGCACGTACAACGACGTCGCCGTCCTCTGGCGCGCGCGGTCGCGGCGGCTGTCGCCTGACGCGGCGACATAA
- a CDS encoding fasciclin domain-containing protein produces MAGAALAMTAAPLAAQNMARNPTVGGAPMSANKTIVENASAAPNLSTLVTAVKAAGLVDTLSGPGPFTVFAPTNAAFAKLPAGTVDTLVKPENKAQLTSILTYHVVPGRITANDIAKAAAAHGGTATFKTVNGGELRFMKAGKGWHVMDAKGGHAMITTANVMQSNGVVHVIDSVLMP; encoded by the coding sequence CATGGCTCGCAATCCGACCGTGGGCGGCGCGCCGATGTCGGCGAACAAGACGATCGTCGAGAACGCGTCTGCCGCGCCGAACCTCAGCACGCTGGTGACCGCGGTAAAGGCCGCCGGCCTGGTCGACACGCTGTCGGGCCCTGGCCCCTTCACCGTCTTCGCGCCGACCAACGCCGCTTTCGCCAAGCTGCCGGCCGGCACGGTCGACACGCTGGTGAAGCCCGAAAACAAGGCGCAACTGACGTCGATCCTCACCTATCACGTGGTGCCGGGCCGCATCACCGCGAACGATATTGCGAAAGCCGCCGCAGCGCATGGCGGCACCGCAACGTTCAAGACGGTCAATGGCGGCGAACTGCGCTTCATGAAAGCGGGCAAGGGCTGGCACGTCATGGATGCCAAGGGCGGTCATGCGATGATTACCACCGCCAACGTCATGCAGTCGAACGGCGTTGTTCACGTCATCGACAGCGTGCTGATGCCGTAA
- a CDS encoding LysR family transcriptional regulator produces MDRAQLPLNALRAFESSARHLSFTRAGLELCVGQAAVSHQVNRLEAVLGVRLFRRLPRGLALTDEGAALVPVLADGFDRITAVLERYQGGRMREPLALSVVGTFATGWLLPRLPDFAAAHSFVDVRLRTNNNRVDLAGEGLDYAIRFGDGAWHGAEADALMAAPLTPMAAPLLAEHLSVAADLGRQTLLRSYRADEWPRWFDAAGAVPPPLTGPIFDSSVTMAAAAMAGAGVALLPAAMFGDALNAGTLIAPFDIAIDTGRYWLTRLKTRVPTPAMTAFRAWLLEAA; encoded by the coding sequence ATGGATCGGGCGCAACTGCCGCTCAATGCCCTGCGCGCGTTCGAGTCCTCGGCGCGGCACCTGAGCTTTACGCGTGCCGGACTGGAATTATGCGTCGGTCAGGCAGCGGTCAGCCACCAGGTCAACCGGCTGGAGGCAGTGCTGGGCGTGCGTCTGTTCCGTCGCCTGCCGCGCGGATTGGCGCTGACCGACGAAGGCGCGGCGCTGGTTCCGGTGCTGGCCGATGGGTTCGACCGGATCACGGCGGTCCTGGAACGCTACCAGGGTGGTCGGATGCGTGAGCCGCTGGCGCTGAGCGTGGTCGGCACCTTTGCGACCGGATGGCTGCTGCCCCGCCTGCCGGACTTCGCGGCGGCGCATTCCTTTGTCGACGTGCGCCTGCGAACGAACAATAACCGCGTCGACCTGGCGGGCGAAGGGCTGGATTACGCGATCCGCTTCGGCGACGGTGCGTGGCACGGCGCCGAGGCCGATGCGCTGATGGCGGCGCCACTCACGCCGATGGCGGCGCCCCTGCTTGCCGAGCATCTGTCCGTGGCGGCGGATCTGGGGCGCCAGACCCTGCTGCGCTCCTACCGCGCCGACGAATGGCCGCGCTGGTTCGACGCGGCCGGCGCGGTTCCGCCACCGCTGACCGGGCCGATCTTCGATTCGTCGGTGACGATGGCCGCCGCGGCGATGGCGGGGGCAGGCGTCGCGCTGCTGCCCGCGGCGATGTTCGGCGACGCGCTCAACGCCGGCACCTTGATTGCACCATTCGATATCGCGATTGATACCGGCCGCTATTGGCTGACCCGCCTTAAGACCCGCGTGCCGACGCCGGCGATGACGGCATTTCGGGCGTGGTTGCTGGAAGCGGCCTGA
- a CDS encoding DUF3429 domain-containing protein encodes MTEPRVGGVARALGFAGLAPAVAATILIALGEPGAAIVSVGYALLILSFLGGIWWGFAMRTPTHQAALAAIAVVPSLAAMALGAGVMISQGSGWSLVAIGVALMLTLPVDRWLVRRGMAPAGWMALRVPLSLGLGAVTILAGALIGQPVVQY; translated from the coding sequence GTGACTGAGCCGCGCGTGGGCGGGGTCGCCCGCGCGCTGGGTTTCGCAGGACTGGCGCCGGCTGTCGCCGCCACGATTCTTATTGCCTTGGGCGAACCCGGCGCGGCGATCGTCAGCGTCGGCTATGCGCTGCTGATCCTAAGTTTTCTCGGCGGAATCTGGTGGGGTTTCGCCATGCGAACGCCGACTCATCAGGCAGCGCTTGCCGCCATCGCCGTCGTCCCGAGCCTGGCTGCGATGGCGCTGGGCGCTGGCGTCATGATATCGCAGGGCTCAGGCTGGTCACTCGTCGCGATCGGTGTCGCGCTGATGCTGACGCTGCCGGTCGACCGCTGGCTGGTACGCCGCGGCATGGCACCAGCCGGCTGGATGGCACTCAGGGTTCCCCTGTCCCTTGGGCTCGGCGCGGTGACGATTCTGGCCGGCGCGCTTATCGGACAGCCTGTCGTTCAATATTAG
- a CDS encoding serine hydrolase gives MERRTFLTTIGTGMAAAAVAPKLAFALPTSAFGGPTLADAIGAAERRSGGRLGVGVVDLATGARFDHRGDERFAMCSTFKFPLSGAVLAAVDAGRLRLDRTIPIPRVRWSAIRRESRSTRAAR, from the coding sequence ATGGAACGACGGACTTTCCTGACGACGATCGGCACGGGCATGGCGGCGGCCGCAGTAGCGCCGAAGCTCGCCTTTGCCCTACCGACATCGGCGTTCGGTGGACCGACGCTGGCGGATGCGATCGGCGCGGCGGAGCGGCGATCGGGCGGGCGGTTGGGTGTCGGCGTAGTCGATCTGGCCACCGGCGCGCGGTTCGACCACCGCGGCGACGAACGCTTCGCGATGTGCAGCACGTTCAAATTTCCTTTGAGCGGCGCGGTATTGGCGGCGGTCGATGCCGGCCGGCTCCGGCTGGACCGCACCATACCGATCCCGCGGGTCCGCTGGTCGGCAATTCGCCGGGAGTCGAGAAGCACAAGGGCGGCACGATGA